A window of the Paralichthys olivaceus isolate ysfri-2021 chromosome 5, ASM2471397v2, whole genome shotgun sequence genome harbors these coding sequences:
- the fmc1 gene encoding protein FMC1 homolog, which produces MAALSSPLRVCRGILKELRASMGQGYRQSLAYNYVLDQFRKNKVTGERYCRAQQEAHHASHTYLCLLSSTRSHLALHNLYHGKGEHSIEQAAGMVGLRLPTQPGGKGWEK; this is translated from the exons ATGGCGGCGCTGTCTTCCCCGCTGCGAGTGTGTCGCGGGATCCTGAAGGAGCTGCGAGCCTCCATGGGCCAGGGCTACAGACAGTCTCTGGCCTACAACTATGTCCTGGACCAGTTTCGGAAGAACAAG GTGACAGGAGAACGGTACTGCCGTGCCCAGCAGGAGGCACACCATGCCTCGCACACATACCTGTGTTTGCTGTCATCCACCAGAAGCCACCTGGCCCTGCACAACCTCTACCACGGCAAGGGAGAGCACAGCATCGAACAAGCGGCTGGCATGGTGGGGCTCAGGTTGCCCACCCAGCCTGGAGGTAAAGGCTGGGAGAAGTGA
- the wbp2nl gene encoding postacrosomal sheath WW domain-binding protein gives MALNRNHSQNGGVLINNGESVLRECKNVELTFSDVTGKTDLMKGTKKGTVYLTPYRLLFVSSNTKDCLGSAMFPYYLMKGCSIEQPVFAANYIKGTVSAEAGGGWEGQAHFKMSFNSGGAIELGQHLFKLATNASRAGPAQNGAASYGYPSPGMMNGYGPPPPAPHGYPYPPPPQQNGFYQGPPAAPGNMGYTYPTAAAGMYPSGFDYMAPPPPYPGPPQNWTAPPQNWTTAPQQAPGNSKAAEAAGSAYYNPSNPHNVYMPMERPPPYAPYPDSPKKKNN, from the exons ATGGCGCTGAACCGCAACCACTCGCAGAACGGAGGCGTGTTGATCAACAACGGAGAAag tgtTTTGAGGGAATGTAAGAATGTGGAGCTGACGTTCAGCGATGTCACAGGCAAGACAGACCTTATGAAGGGGACCAAGAAGGGCACAGTGTACCTCACACCATACAGG TTGCTGTTTGTGTCGAGTAACACTAAGGATTGCCTGGGTTCGGCCATGTTCCCGTATTATCTGATGAAGGGCTGCAGCATTGAGCAGCCGGTCTTTGCAGCCAACTACATCAAAGGGACAGTTTCAGCTGAGGCTGGTG GTGGCTGGGAGGGCCAGGCTCATTTCAAGATGTCATTCAACAGTGGAGGAGCCATCGAACTGGGACAGCATCTGTTCAAACTGGCCACAAATG CTTCTCGTGCCGGTCCTGCCCAGAATGGTGCTGCCTCTTACGGCTATCCGTCACCAGGAATGATGAATGGCTACGGCCcacctccacctgctcctcATGGCTATCCGTACCCACCCCCTCCCCAGCAGAATGGATTCTACCAGGGGCCTCCCGCTGCTCCTGGCAACATGGGCTACACTTACccaacagctgctgcag GAATGTACCCATCTGGTTTTGACTACATGGCCCCACCTCCCCCTTACCCTGGGCCACCCCAAAATTGGACTGCACCCCCTCAGAATTGGACAACAGCACCACAACAAGCTCCAG GTAACTCCAAGGCGGCTGAGGCAGCGGGCAGCGCGTATTACAACCCCAGTAATCCTCACAATGTCTACATGCCCATG GAGCGGCCTCCACCATATGCACCTTATCCAGATTCtcccaaaaagaaaaacaactga
- the rrp7a gene encoding ribosomal RNA-processing protein 7 homolog A, with product MAPPKKKHASGQPCIIPGGFAVLSLKFSSDSPAQHKVYVKEHRVRAEKNSHRPLDRTLFVLNIPPYCSEAVVRELFSQFGCVQSVELRDHPGSVQESAPKLSKFFRPAEKTGFKVGYVVFQDSSSVNSAKSHPDDSPLVVCTEERPVKTGVQKWIHQYSETFIKPDKLQQIVDSFMEGYDKRKKEEEQRQRNEAEQEQEDEEGWVKVTKGHKGAKARPHSEAANKRTLQKEMRKKKRKELMNFYTWQQRNTQKEHIAELRKKFEEDKQRIALLRAQRKFRPY from the exons ATGGCGCCGCCCAAGAAGAAACATGCTAGTGGGCAGCCTTGTATCATTCCTGGAGGATTTGCAG TCTTGTCCCTGAAGTTCAGCTCAGACTCTCCTGCTCAACACAAGGTTTATGTGAAAGAACACAGAGTTCGAGCGGAGAAGAATTCACACAGACCTCTGGACCGGACGTTGTTTGTCCTCAACATCCCCCCGTACTGCTCAGAG GCCGTGGTCAGAGAGTTATTCTCACAGTTCGGCTGCGTTCAGTCGGTGGAGCTCAGAGACCATCCAGGCTCCGTCCAGGAGTCCGCACCCAAACTGAGCAAGTTCTTCAGACCAGCTGAGAAGACG ggttTCAAAGTTGGATATGTTGTGTTCCAAGACTCCTCCAGTGTAAATTCAGCTAAATCACACCCAGATGATTCGCCCCTGGTGGTCTGCACGGAGGAGCGTCCAGTGAAGACAGGCGTACAGA AATGGATTCACCAATACTCAGAGACTTTCATTAAGCCGGACAAACTACAGCAAATAGTCGACTCCTTTATGGAGGGCTACGACAAGCGGAAAAAAGAG gAAGAGCAGCGGCAGAGGAATGAGGCTGAGCAGGAGCAAGAGGACGAAGAGGGCTGGGTGAAAGTCACGAAAGGGCACAAGGGCGCCAAGGCCCGTCCCCACAGTGAGGCGGCCAACAAGAGGACATTACAGAaagagatgaggaagaagaagaggaaggagctCATGAACTTCTACACCTGGCAGCAAAGGAACACACAAAAAGAAC ataTTGCTGAACTAAGGAAAAAGTTCGAGGAGGATAAGCAGAGAATAGCTCTGCTGAGAGCACAGAGAAAGTTCAGACCTTACTGA
- the LOC109641568 gene encoding zona pellucida sperm-binding protein 4-like, translating into MICDRAKLCWISFCVALVAQHCCCLSSVQVEKTPEQRKLLVLPRVACSARRIKAVFAPSVRNNIHVRDASGATVPVPQSEDSCGVMSSREKNQSIFFLSRYDSCYVQIESTRVVIPLHVQLKGEDQWFRVNISCPLIRRQGERTPLKPTLLPGKCGTDRALRVDCGHQIISSDACYKLGCCYDASDSTCYYRLNACSLDGHFVFSVKATDADPPITPSSLIVKDQPQCFPVVATADTAVFKIGVRDCGAKKKVDGDVVIYDVEVEQLHTDRSSKHSPFSLQIRCEYARSDLQPAADVRSLYAVTNPPSVVALGTIRVQMRIATDASFTSFFPEEQLPLSLPLRKAAYVEVSIAQPSPDPTLSLRVQDCFAHPVSRHSVWMLLYDGCPNPLDDMRSSVPVDKQGRTTSHSQVRRFDVKTFAFLDPQTGHPSVEEMYFYCWVEICTDDVDCAQSCAIISSEGERQRRETTSDQLQLVSLGPLMLGQNNTAVEDTPCVRQNTMFQVMVYIVCGVGAALLLILLFIVWSSIMKCQKTKMQQACQAQVDSDQ; encoded by the exons ATGATTTGTGATCGTGCTAAACTTTGTTGGATTTCTTTCTGTGTTGCCCTCGTGGCTCagcactgctgctgcctgtcCAGCGTCCAGGTGGAGAAAACACCTGAGCAGAGAAAACTGCTCGTCCTGCCCAGAGTCGCCTGCTCTGCCCGGAGAATAAAAGCTGTGTTTGCTCCGTCAGTCAGAAATAATATACATGTGAGAG ACGCGTCGGGGGCCACAGTCCCAGTGCCTCAGTCTGAGGACTCGTGTGGAGTGATGTcgagcagagagaaaaaccaGAGCATCTTCTTCCTCAGCAGATATGACAGCTGCTATGTTCAGATTGAG AGCACCAGAGTGGTCATACCTCTGCATGTCCAGCTGAAGGGAGAGGATCAGTGGTTCAGGGTGAATATCAGCTGTCCTCTGATAAGGAGACAGGGTGAGCGGACTCCGCTGAAGCCAACAT TGTTGCCTGGAAAGTGTGGCACAGACAGAGCTCTGCGAGTGGACTGTGGCCATCAAATCATTTCCAGTGACGCCTGCTACAAACTGGGCTGCTGCTATGATGCTAGTGATTCCACCTGCTACTATAGACTCAATG CTTGCTCTCTAGACGGACATTTCGTGTTCTCGGTGAAGGCCACAGACGCAGACCCGCCCATCACTCCCAGCAGCCTCATAGTCAAAGATCAGCCCCAGTGTTTCCCTGTGGTCGCCACCGCAGACACGGCCGTCTTCAAAATCGGAGTCAGAGACTGTGGTGCAAAGAAGaag GTGGATGGAGATGTTGTGATCTACGAtgtggaggtggagcagctgcacACGGACAGATCATCCAAACATTCCCCGTTCAG TCTCCAGATCCGATGTGAGTATGCAAGATCAGATCTGCAGCCTGCAGCAGACGTGCGGTCCTTGTACGCTGTGACGAACCCACCGTCTGTGGTTGCACTGGGAACCATCAGAGTGCAGATGAGAATAGCCACAG ATGCATCTTTCACGTCCTTCTTTCCTgaggagcagcttcctctgagTTTGCCCCTGCGTAAAGCTGCTTATGTGGAAGTTTCCATCGCACAACCTTCCCCAGACCCGACACTCTCCCTGCGGGTGCAGGATTGCTTTGCCCACCCTGTGTCCAGACACTCTGTGTGGATGCTCCTGTATGACGG ATGCCCAAACCCTTTGGATGACATGAGAAGCTCTGTCCCTGTGGACAAGCAGGGGAGGACGACCTCCCACTCCCAAGTGAGGAGGTTTGATGTCAAGACGTTTGCCTTCTTGGACCCTCAAACAGGTCATCCAAGTGTGGAGGAA ATGTACTTCTATTGTTGGGTGGAGATCTGCACAGATGATGTCGACTGTGCTCAGAGTTGTGCCATCATTT CATCTgagggtgagagacagagaagagagaccACGTCTGACCAGCTCCAGTTGGTGTCCTTAGGGCCACTGATGCTGGGACAGAACAACACTGCAGTGGAAGACACTCCGTGTGTGAGACAGAACACAA TGTTCCAGGTGATGGTGTACATCGTCTGTGGTGTTGGTGCGGCCCTGCTGCTGATCCTGCTCTTCATTGTGTGGTCGAGCATCATGAAGTGTCAGAAGACAAAAATGCAGCAAGCTTGTCAAGCTCAAGTTGACAGTGACCAGTAA
- the LOC109641566 gene encoding heme-binding protein 1, translating to MFGMIKNSLFGNTEETEYKLLSSETKDGVSFEVRRYDAGKYAVVSSEGRSFDQATGELVRKLLMYIGGSNEQGEAMGTAAPLIITVYPRNDGVLSRRLVVGIRVPASYQQSPPTPSDSAVRIEERPGMTVYALQFGGFAGESEYRAEALRLTRTLGETAPFQRKQYFCCSFDPPLKPYGRRNEVWFLQEEP from the exons ATGTTTGGCATGATCAAGAACTCGCTCTTCGGAAACACCGAGGAGACTGAATACAAGCTGCTGAGCTCTGAGACGAAG GATGGAGTGAGCTTTGAGGTGCGGCGATATGATGCTGGCAAATACGCCGTTGTCTCCTCCGAGGGACGAAGCTTTGACCAAGCCACGGGGGAGCTGGTGAGGAAGCTGCTCATGTACATCGGCGGGAGCAACGAACAAG GTGAGGCCATGGGTACAGCCGCCCCCCTCATCATCACGGTGTACCCACGGAATGACGGCGTTCTGTCTCGTCGGTTGGTGGTCGGCATCCGTGTCCCCGCCTCGTACCAGCAAAGCCCCCCGACTCCCAGCGACAGTGCTGTCAGGATTGAGGAGCGGCCCGGCATGACTGTCTATGCTCT TCAGTTCGGAGGCTTCGCAGGAGAGAGCGAGTACCGAGCTGAGGCCTTGCGTTTGACGCGCACCCTGGGGGAGACCGCCCCCTTCCAGCGCAAGCAGTACTTCTGCTGTAGCTTCGACCCGCCGCTGAAGCCTTACGGACGCCGCAATGAGGTGTGGTTCCTACAGGAGGAGCCGTAG